In Pseudosulfitobacter pseudonitzschiae, the sequence CTACGTGCCTTCGTGGCATATAGGGCCAAAGCCGCAGCATTCGAGACGTTGAGCGAGCCAAACCCGCCACTTGCGTCAATGCGTACCAGCGCGTCACAGGTCTCTTTGGTCTTTTCCCGCAGTCCCGGCCCCTCGGCGCCCAGCACCAACGCCACAGGCTCGCTTGTGCGCCCTGCCACAGCCGCTTCGATGGTCTGCTCGGCCTCGCCATCCAGTCCCAACACAAGATAGCCCATATCTTGCAATTCGGTGATCGCGTCAGCCAGATTGCGCACCCGCAAATAGGGCTGGCGTTCCAGCGCACCGCTGGCGGTTTTGGCCAGCGCACCTGTTTCGGGGGCCGAATGGTGGCGTGTGCCGATCACTGCCGACGCGCCCAGCACTTCGGCAGACCGCAGGATCGCGCCCACATTGTGCGGGTCGGTCACACGGTCCAGCAGAATTACCCGCGGCACTTCTGCGCCAATCGCCACATCGGCCAGCCTGCCCCACTCCAGCGGCTTGACCTCCATCGCGGCCCCTTGATGCACCGATCCGGGGTCCA encodes:
- the rlmB gene encoding 23S rRNA (guanosine(2251)-2'-O)-methyltransferase RlmB — translated: MNKVKKPKWVVAKEQAKKVEAATTVWLFGLHAVRDALVNPKREKLRLIVTLNAHNKLAEAIAEAGIEPEIVDPRSFSAPLDPGSVHQGAAMEVKPLEWGRLADVAIGAEVPRVILLDRVTDPHNVGAILRSAEVLGASAVIGTRHHSAPETGALAKTASGALERQPYLRVRNLADAITELQDMGYLVLGLDGEAEQTIEAAVAGRTSEPVALVLGAEGPGLREKTKETCDALVRIDASGGFGSLNVSNAAALALYATKARS